The DNA segment GCCGCTGAATGGGGCCAAGGCAAGGTTCAATCCCCGCTTTTGATAGCTATTCAATTACGATGCGAAGCCCGGATGGACGCATTCCCCATTTTCGCAGATGCTTTCCGAGCATTCCCACCTCCTCACACCCCTTTCAATTGCCATCCTGTTTTACGTCGTATAAAGTGGGATATATGACGTAAAAGCTGGTCGTTCACCTGTGTTTGGGCGGTGCTTCTTTGCAGCTTTGATTCGCGGCAGTGACCAAATATTTCTCGCTTCGTGAAACTCGGTTGATTTTGATAGCTGCCACTCCATGTCCGGCCCAGCGTTCGCTTGGCAGCCGAATCCACCTGACGCACTGAGGGTTAGCTGAAAACGCAGAAACACGATTTGTCGCAACGGTGCGAAAACGCAAACACGTTCGCATGGTTCTACTTCCTCCCGTACCGGCAGCCCACTGCAAACATGTTTTCACGCTTACCAGTAAATCCACATGCACGCTCTGGCGTTGAAAAGTGTCGACGCAAGCACTTTCCGTCGTTCAACAGGTTTTCTGTGGTTACGATTTGATGGGTTCTGGGGTGCGATTGCTCTCTCGAATTGTCCGTTGCAACATATCGTTCCAGTCCGCTCCTGGATCTGGCGGAAAGTAGGGGACAACCTTCAGCTTCGAGTTGCTTAGCGCGTCGGCAATCCGCCGGGCAAGTTCGTGTCCGGCTTTGTCATTGTCGAGTGCCAACAGAATGCGAGTAGAATTGGTTGGCATCCGGGATGCGGCAGATTGAAGGGCTTCCAGCTGCATTTCACTTACCTGACCACCGGTGGAGAAAAATCGTCTTTTTTCGATTCCTTCGATCGAAGCTAGGCTGAGCATGTCGATAGCGGTTTCACACACGACCATTTCGCAGTCCGTTTCGCGGGGCCGGCTGCAGGCAAGCCCCTTCAAGCCGTTGGGGCTGAAACCCGTGAAGCTCTTTTTGCTTGCACCACCGTTTTTGATCTCAAAACCGCAGAGCGTTCCTTTGGTGCTGAAATGTGGGAAGAGGGCATTTGAACGACTGTCGATTCGAATTCTGTCTCGGAAGAGAGGAGCGGTTTGAACTTCAAGAGCTATGCGGCGGTACTGGGTCAAATAGGGGTGGCCACTGGCACCAATTGATCTTGCTTGCATCCATGCCGCTAGAACCTTCGTTTCATCGTGAGTTGATGAAACCAGTTTGAACGGCAAGGCAGAGGGAACTGAAAAGCTCGTTGGATCGTAGGCACGAAGCGTTTTGCGTACCTCGCCAAGTGTTCCGCCGTCCAGCCACTGACAGAAATCGATTATGGACCCGCCGCGTCCTCCCTTGTAGTCATAGAAGATAAATGTTCCTTCCGTTGACTTGCTCACGCCAATCTTTTCATCGCTTGGACTTCTTAGGACAATAGCACTTCGACTGCTGGCCCGCTGATCGATCACAAAGCTCCGGCTCTGGCAGTACTGAACCAAATCCAATCGTTTGAATGCCGCAAGTTCTGAATGTCTATCCATTCTTAACTTTACAACGGTTCGTCCCGGCGAATCAACGCTTCACGCAAACTCATCCACGCGAATTTTTCCAAAGGCTACACGCAGTCGTGTCC comes from the Roseimaritima multifibrata genome and includes:
- a CDS encoding DUF3991 and TOPRIM domain-containing protein, whose translation is MDRHSELAAFKRLDLVQYCQSRSFVIDQRASSRSAIVLRSPSDEKIGVSKSTEGTFIFYDYKGGRGGSIIDFCQWLDGGTLGEVRKTLRAYDPTSFSVPSALPFKLVSSTHDETKVLAAWMQARSIGASGHPYLTQYRRIALEVQTAPLFRDRIRIDSRSNALFPHFSTKGTLCGFEIKNGGASKKSFTGFSPNGLKGLACSRPRETDCEMVVCETAIDMLSLASIEGIEKRRFFSTGGQVSEMQLEALQSAASRMPTNSTRILLALDNDKAGHELARRIADALSNSKLKVVPYFPPDPGADWNDMLQRTIRESNRTPEPIKS